A window of Aricia agestis chromosome 3, ilAriAges1.1, whole genome shotgun sequence contains these coding sequences:
- the LOC121740317 gene encoding D-aspartate oxidase: MDSAPRVAVVGGGVVGMTVIRVLQAELPRAQVTLIAENLGDDTTSCVAAGIFRPGTSFRGPTPEITQRWIDDSWRYWQDILRTADAPRAGVTELGAYIFSRDNYHVTRNHLIEKLVPVYREVQDDELRLCAGDWRHGSYFSTVKIGCDNYLPWVERSFLRGGGKILREKVASLSTLGGQYELVFNCTGMGAKLLCGDHDLVPLRGQVLRVRAPWLKTAFYGDYDTYVIPGAGGAVTLGGVRQYDSYDLSVSPHDTAAIRERCEALLPALRGAELLAQRVGLRPHRVPVRVEAELGWSPVVHCYGHGGYGVTCAPGTALHAVRIGLDLLRGNTRSKI; this comes from the exons ATGGACAGCGCGCCGCGCGTGGCGGTGGTGGGGGGTGGCGTGGTGGGGATGACGGTGATCAGGGTGCTGCAGGCCGAGCTGCCTCGAGCACAGGTCACGCTTATAGCGGAGAACTTAG GTGATGACACGACGAGCTGCGTGGCGGCGGGCATCTTCCGGCCCGGCACCAGCTTCCGCGGCCCTACACCGGAGATCACGCAGCGGTGGATCGACGACTCCTGGCGCTACTGGCAGGACATCCTCCGCACCGCCGACGCCCCGCGCGCCGGCGTCACCGAGCTCGGCGCATACATCTTCTCGCGGGATAACTACCACGTTACCAGGAACCACCTCATAGAGAAGCTGGTGCCGGTCTACCGCGAGGTGCAGGATGACGAGCTCCGCCTCTGCGCCGGGGACTGGCGGCACGGCTCCTACTTCTCCACCGTCAAGATCGGCTGCGATAACTACCTGCCGTGGGTGGAGCGATCTTTCTTACGGGGAGGCGGGAAAATATTGCGGGAGAAGGTGGCGAGTCTCTCAACGCTGGGGGGACAGTACGAGCTCGTGTTCAACTGTACGGGGATGGGCGCGAAGCTGCTGTGCGGGGACCACGACCTGGTGCCGCTGCGGGGGCAGGTGCTGCGCGTGCGGGCCCCCTGGCTGAAGACGGCGTTCTACGGGGACTACGACACGTACGTGATcccgggcgcgggcggcgccgtGACGCTGGGCGGCGTGCGACAGTACGACAGCTACGACCTAAGCGTCAGCCCCCACGACACCGCCGCCATCCGCGAGCGCTGCGAGGCGCTGCTGCCGGCGCTGCGGGGGGCGGAGCTCCTGGCACAGCGCGTGGGGCTGCGGCCGCACCGCGTGCCGGTGCGCGTGGAGGCCGAGCTGGGCTGGAGCCCCGTGGTGCACTGCTACGGGCACGGCGGGTACGGCGTCACGTGCGCGCCCGGCACCGCGCTGCACGCCGTCAGGATCGGCCTCGACCTCCTCCGCGGTAACACCCGGAGTAAGATATAG